A single Coraliomargarita sinensis DNA region contains:
- a CDS encoding M24 family metallopeptidase, whose product MKSKSSTIRFLYASSDDSADVLYLGGVFVPDPYLSILTAKKSYAVVNRLEYSRVKAKSNYDEVMLLEEIKPKAAELLGLAKADVGPGELMCYFAQRFAVKKVEVPADFPAIYYAVLHEAGYSLKVKRGPFFPKRQKKTDAEARAVRQGNAASAAGIRAAEAVLRESVIDGKRLVYKGRVLTSERLRTIIDQVCLEKGAVAKNTIVAGGRQACDPHEAGHGPLRPNELIIIDVFPRVQKTGYHGDMTRTFLKGRATPEQRKLVAAVRGAQAAALAAVQAGAKAHAVHAAAENHFAEAGYKTERSGNRFTGFIHSTGHGLGLQVHEPPSVSTKKEKLKADHVITIEPGLYYPKIGGCRIEDVVRVTEGGYERLSRMHYRWEIR is encoded by the coding sequence ATGAAAAGTAAATCCTCAACCATTCGCTTCCTCTACGCTTCTTCCGACGATTCCGCGGATGTTCTTTACCTGGGCGGTGTCTTCGTTCCGGACCCTTACTTATCCATACTCACGGCTAAAAAATCATACGCCGTAGTCAACCGGTTGGAATATTCCCGGGTCAAAGCCAAGTCGAACTACGACGAAGTGATGCTGTTGGAGGAAATCAAGCCGAAGGCGGCCGAGCTTTTGGGGTTGGCCAAAGCGGATGTCGGGCCGGGTGAACTCATGTGCTACTTTGCCCAACGCTTCGCCGTGAAAAAGGTCGAAGTGCCAGCGGATTTTCCCGCGATCTACTATGCCGTGCTGCATGAGGCGGGCTATTCTTTAAAAGTGAAGCGCGGCCCGTTCTTTCCAAAGCGGCAAAAGAAGACCGATGCGGAAGCCCGGGCCGTTCGGCAGGGTAATGCCGCCTCGGCGGCGGGCATTCGCGCGGCCGAAGCGGTGCTTCGCGAATCCGTAATCGACGGGAAACGCCTCGTCTACAAGGGGCGTGTCCTCACTTCGGAACGCCTGCGTACGATTATCGATCAGGTCTGTTTGGAAAAAGGAGCCGTGGCGAAAAATACCATCGTCGCCGGTGGCCGTCAGGCCTGCGATCCCCACGAAGCCGGCCACGGACCGCTTCGTCCGAATGAATTGATTATTATCGACGTCTTCCCGCGTGTGCAGAAGACCGGCTATCATGGCGACATGACACGGACATTCCTGAAAGGGCGGGCGACACCTGAGCAGCGTAAACTCGTGGCGGCGGTGCGGGGAGCCCAGGCCGCGGCTCTGGCGGCAGTTCAGGCCGGTGCTAAAGCGCATGCCGTACATGCCGCAGCGGAAAACCACTTTGCGGAGGCCGGCTACAAGACCGAGCGAAGCGGGAACCGCTTTACCGGATTTATTCACTCCACGGGCCACGGTCTCGGTCTGCAAGTGCACGAGCCGCCGTCCGTTTCAACAAAGAAAGAAAAGCTCAAGGCGGACCATGTCATTACCATTGAGCCGGGTCTCTACTACCCAAAAATCGGAGGTTGCCGGATCGAGGATGTCGTCCGGGTGACCGAAGGGGGTTACGAGAGGCTTTCCCGTATGCACTACCGTTGGGAGATCCGGTGA
- a CDS encoding VC0807 family protein: MPEQQPSKQQNSEPVKKENTFLNLGFNLVLPILLLNKGKEWFGGQLEPYFENVAVGVLLIALAFPVVYFVYDYFKRKKYNIFSIIGLISVLLTGGIGILNIPTEWFAVKEAAIPLILGLAVMISLKTPYPLVRTLLFNPEIMHVDRVHEALREHDAEAEFEKLLTFCTWLLAGSFLLSAVLNFILARWIVVSPSGTDAFNAEVSKMMAWSWPIIAVPSMAIMIVALYKLLGGIKRMTGLELEQVLQGAEAKEVKKS, from the coding sequence ATGCCTGAACAGCAACCCAGCAAGCAGCAAAATTCCGAACCGGTAAAAAAGGAAAACACCTTCCTCAATCTCGGGTTTAACCTCGTCTTGCCCATCCTTCTTCTAAACAAGGGGAAAGAATGGTTCGGCGGTCAACTTGAGCCCTACTTTGAAAACGTCGCCGTTGGCGTACTGCTGATCGCACTGGCCTTCCCCGTCGTATATTTCGTCTACGACTATTTCAAACGAAAGAAGTACAACATTTTTTCCATCATCGGCCTGATCAGTGTTCTGCTGACCGGCGGCATCGGCATACTCAACATTCCGACTGAGTGGTTTGCCGTGAAGGAAGCTGCCATCCCCTTGATTTTGGGACTTGCAGTCATGATCTCCCTGAAAACTCCCTACCCGCTGGTACGCACTCTCCTCTTCAATCCGGAAATCATGCATGTGGATCGCGTGCATGAGGCACTTCGCGAGCACGATGCAGAAGCAGAATTTGAAAAGCTCCTCACCTTTTGCACCTGGCTGCTGGCCGGCTCCTTCTTGCTGAGCGCCGTGCTTAACTTCATTCTCGCCCGCTGGATTGTGGTCAGCCCCAGCGGCACCGACGCCTTTAATGCCGAAGTCAGCAAGATGATGGCCTGGAGCTGGCCCATCATCGCCGTACCGAGCATGGCGATCATGATCGTAGCACTCTACAAACTACTCGGCGGGATCAAGCGCATGACCGGACTGGAGCTGGAACAGGTGCTGCAGGGGGCAGAAGCAAAGGAAGTGAAAAAAAGCTGA
- a CDS encoding PD-(D/E)XK nuclease family protein: protein MPESHFFTAPESLSQQVADFLLGGVDAGRLDLAHTLLITPTAGATRQVNRRLKAAGHKAPASAQPMQALLPGRDDIASPVERCLAWSAALENAGESVRQALFWKKTPQTTAELLKAARNFNKLGDLLAEGGYALDTLRLPAPLEGGFEQERWAAIASLYRDYLGQLETWKLQDPNALRLQQIQLPETSFHHLVIACVPDLPKAFETFVNQLESRSIPVDLLVWNPTKADERDFDRWGRPVEKTWNERAIAIQDQQIHVAASARDEARRSARQTIAGTASLVVADPKQQALLASELRALGRQPYLPEGKPLIRCEAAKIALEWTEFVQSKDLRRLRRLLELPAFCRALDPENPITPADALRAMDHLLGETIAGHLDAAWAASPALPEHAPPRDQKIRAGVRRLLGTVRALLAHPALEVLERAYPGEDERPESAKRVLQIGRELESSPAVRQTSKEKRQDAWSAQIFAMAIRAESLQSPAEADTVTLNGWLEAPWLGESGLVLCGLIEGRLPQSLDGDPFLPDSVRPELGLNHNTQRLARDAYLLSSLLASKQPEEVHLSFSKYNSDGDPNRPSRLLFRTGAEQLPKRTLHLTQPTAATTARPKRRTEWRWQLPEALPAVKKISPTQFESYLACPFRFCMEKVLRYERAPESAREMDAAVFGNLIHRALENFGLEAIRAGQRMLSFTEQEIRERVQQLLQEAALEQFGPQPAPAVQVQLANAATRLNAFARVQASCFAEGWLILDVERRLSADDDNPLQVGPLKLSGMIDRIEQHAETGALRIMDYKTFSSLKKPAQTHLGPASHNWLPAAQVELTVGRRHSPKTWTNLQLPLYRKILEHWYPEATQSAPPETAYFVLPSDPNETGIYPFEELSENLNPGAYTSALDCAEAVSQAIAEGIFWPPQPFRNNWDDPLAPLFVNGTPEDSIHPDTIVQLKGGVR from the coding sequence ATGCCTGAATCCCACTTCTTTACCGCCCCGGAAAGTTTAAGCCAGCAAGTGGCCGACTTTCTCCTCGGGGGCGTTGATGCGGGACGCCTCGACTTGGCCCACACCCTTCTGATCACCCCCACCGCCGGAGCTACCCGGCAAGTGAACCGCCGACTCAAAGCCGCCGGACACAAGGCGCCGGCCAGTGCCCAGCCCATGCAAGCGCTGTTACCCGGCCGCGACGACATCGCCTCACCCGTCGAACGCTGTCTTGCCTGGAGCGCCGCTCTGGAAAATGCCGGCGAAAGCGTCCGGCAGGCCTTATTCTGGAAAAAGACACCCCAAACCACCGCGGAGTTACTCAAGGCGGCGCGCAACTTCAACAAGCTCGGCGATCTTCTTGCCGAGGGCGGCTACGCGCTCGACACCCTGCGACTACCCGCCCCACTCGAAGGTGGCTTCGAACAGGAGCGTTGGGCCGCGATCGCCTCTCTCTACCGGGATTACCTCGGGCAACTCGAGACATGGAAATTACAGGATCCGAACGCCCTGCGCCTCCAGCAGATCCAACTCCCTGAAACCTCATTTCACCACCTCGTCATCGCCTGCGTGCCGGACCTGCCCAAAGCCTTCGAGACCTTCGTCAACCAACTCGAGTCCAGGTCGATCCCGGTCGATTTACTCGTCTGGAATCCGACGAAAGCGGACGAAAGGGACTTCGACCGCTGGGGGCGCCCCGTCGAAAAGACCTGGAACGAACGGGCCATCGCAATCCAAGACCAACAGATCCACGTCGCCGCTTCGGCTCGAGACGAAGCCCGCCGCAGTGCCCGCCAGACGATTGCCGGGACAGCCTCCCTTGTCGTCGCCGACCCGAAACAGCAGGCGCTTCTCGCCAGTGAACTGCGCGCGCTCGGCCGGCAGCCCTACCTTCCGGAAGGAAAACCGCTCATCCGCTGCGAAGCCGCCAAGATAGCTCTGGAGTGGACGGAATTCGTTCAGAGCAAGGACTTGCGCCGCCTTCGCCGCCTTCTGGAACTACCCGCTTTTTGCCGGGCTCTGGATCCGGAGAATCCGATCACCCCGGCCGACGCACTTCGCGCCATGGATCACCTGCTGGGCGAGACCATCGCCGGCCACCTCGATGCGGCCTGGGCGGCCTCGCCCGCCTTGCCCGAGCACGCACCACCCCGCGACCAGAAAATCCGTGCCGGGGTCCGTCGCTTGCTCGGCACGGTCCGCGCACTGCTGGCCCATCCGGCATTGGAAGTCCTGGAACGGGCTTATCCCGGGGAGGATGAGCGCCCCGAAAGCGCCAAGCGCGTCCTGCAGATCGGACGTGAGTTGGAGAGCTCGCCGGCCGTTCGCCAGACCTCGAAGGAAAAGCGACAAGACGCCTGGTCGGCCCAGATCTTTGCCATGGCGATTCGGGCCGAATCACTTCAGTCTCCGGCTGAGGCCGACACGGTCACCCTGAACGGCTGGCTGGAGGCCCCCTGGTTGGGCGAAAGCGGACTCGTCCTTTGCGGGCTGATCGAAGGTCGCCTGCCGCAGTCCCTCGACGGCGACCCCTTTCTTCCGGACTCGGTCCGCCCGGAACTCGGGCTCAACCATAACACGCAACGCCTCGCCCGGGATGCCTACCTGCTCAGCAGTCTTCTCGCATCGAAGCAGCCGGAAGAAGTCCACCTCTCCTTCAGTAAATACAATTCCGATGGCGATCCGAACCGCCCCTCTCGTCTGCTTTTCCGCACCGGCGCCGAACAGCTCCCAAAGCGCACCCTGCATTTGACGCAGCCGACTGCCGCCACGACAGCACGCCCCAAGCGCCGGACGGAGTGGCGCTGGCAGCTCCCCGAAGCCCTGCCCGCCGTCAAGAAGATCAGCCCCACCCAGTTCGAATCCTACCTGGCCTGCCCCTTCCGGTTTTGTATGGAAAAAGTCCTGCGCTACGAACGCGCGCCGGAATCGGCCCGCGAGATGGATGCTGCCGTATTTGGAAACCTGATACATAGGGCGCTGGAAAATTTCGGCCTCGAAGCGATTCGCGCGGGGCAGCGCATGTTGAGCTTCACGGAGCAAGAGATTCGCGAACGGGTGCAGCAACTTCTACAGGAGGCGGCGCTGGAGCAATTCGGCCCGCAGCCGGCGCCCGCCGTCCAGGTACAATTGGCCAACGCCGCCACGCGCCTCAACGCCTTCGCCCGCGTGCAGGCGAGCTGCTTTGCCGAAGGCTGGCTGATCCTCGATGTGGAGCGGCGCTTGTCCGCCGATGACGACAATCCCTTACAGGTCGGGCCGCTCAAACTCTCCGGCATGATCGACCGGATCGAGCAACACGCGGAAACCGGCGCATTGCGCATAATGGACTACAAGACTTTCAGCTCGCTGAAGAAACCGGCGCAGACCCACCTAGGCCCCGCCTCCCACAACTGGTTGCCCGCCGCCCAGGTCGAACTCACCGTCGGCCGGCGACACAGCCCGAAGACTTGGACAAACCTGCAGCTTCCTCTCTACCGGAAAATTCTCGAGCATTGGTACCCTGAAGCCACCCAATCAGCGCCCCCGGAAACCGCTTACTTCGTGCTCCCTTCCGATCCGAACGAAACCGGCATCTACCCCTTCGAGGAACTCAGCGAAAACTTGAACCCCGGTGCCTACACCTCGGCCCTGGACTGCGCGGAAGCTGTCAGCCAAGCCATCGCCGAGGGGATCTTCTGGCCGCCCCAGCCTTTCCGAAACAACTGGGACGATCCGCTTGCCCCGCTCTTTGTTAACGGCACGCCCGAGGACTCGATTCATCCGGATACGATCGTACAACTGAAGGGAGGGGTTCGGTGA
- a CDS encoding tetratricopeptide repeat protein, whose protein sequence is MAKKSATPESPQRPQSDLIIPPTMVTRDSAKRKPVGENKAPKRIGIWAYAALIILTLLVYAPTLQTGLLWSEYDTVERTPYQSLEDWSEAWSAESIRRHDPITLSSYFIESHLPLPAATAHRLINLILHLLAALLLLKLLESLKLRGAYAAALVFALHPAALQTLFWPGYRHELVGLVFILASLFFGIRNRDLKDFILALALAIISSLLHSAALVLPLLLALCIFYQNKFVHLHHYNRVLPFFCVALFTGVWTHAGQAGAPASEELSALTKAGQNLYFYLRQSFLPVDRQLFHVFSERQSYNVGAANNLLAFLFFVPFYVLIAFNHRKRWARGLFLGLSSYILLLLYGIAQTGRFIDGSLAKEEYALYVALPAAIAITFCSLAGFFESKHTFGRILWSGFFGLFLLVQITLTASYSFAVSDKNRMWQSMAEQWDNSWLPKAALVESVRSSESDLLSQSEIIRTLEEILETNPDRHGERILLARTYREAGQNTNALREYKRILRDTDPDNAFLEEAADFFDSLNLSWEANNTRERITHSKSSAE, encoded by the coding sequence ATGGCGAAAAAAAGTGCAACGCCGGAGAGCCCGCAAAGGCCCCAAAGCGACCTCATCATCCCCCCGACAATGGTCACGCGCGACTCGGCGAAACGAAAACCCGTCGGCGAAAATAAAGCTCCGAAACGGATCGGCATCTGGGCTTATGCCGCACTGATAATACTGACACTGCTAGTCTACGCCCCGACCTTGCAGACCGGGCTACTGTGGTCCGAATATGACACTGTCGAGCGGACGCCTTACCAATCATTGGAAGATTGGTCGGAGGCATGGTCTGCCGAATCGATCCGACGCCACGATCCTATCACGCTTTCGAGTTATTTTATCGAATCACATCTTCCTCTGCCAGCGGCGACAGCGCACCGACTGATCAACCTCATCCTGCATCTTCTGGCAGCACTGCTCTTACTGAAACTCCTCGAAAGCCTCAAATTGCGGGGAGCGTATGCCGCTGCGCTGGTTTTCGCTCTCCACCCGGCTGCCCTGCAAACACTCTTCTGGCCCGGCTACCGTCATGAACTTGTCGGCCTTGTCTTCATCCTGGCCAGCCTCTTCTTCGGCATTCGAAACCGCGATTTGAAGGACTTCATTCTCGCGCTGGCGTTGGCAATTATCAGTTCCCTCTTACATTCCGCCGCACTCGTACTCCCTCTGCTTCTGGCGCTGTGCATCTTCTATCAAAATAAGTTCGTCCATCTTCACCATTACAACAGGGTCCTGCCCTTTTTCTGCGTGGCCCTCTTTACTGGCGTCTGGACGCATGCTGGGCAGGCGGGAGCACCCGCATCCGAGGAACTGAGCGCCCTGACCAAAGCCGGACAGAATCTTTATTTCTATCTCCGGCAGTCATTCCTACCGGTCGATCGACAACTCTTTCATGTCTTCTCTGAGAGGCAGAGCTACAACGTCGGCGCCGCCAACAACCTACTGGCATTTTTATTTTTCGTGCCCTTCTACGTACTCATTGCCTTCAACCATCGCAAGCGCTGGGCGCGGGGCCTGTTTCTTGGGCTGAGCAGCTACATCCTGCTTCTCCTCTACGGAATCGCGCAGACCGGACGCTTCATCGATGGCAGCCTGGCTAAAGAAGAATACGCGCTCTACGTCGCCCTGCCCGCGGCGATAGCGATTACTTTCTGCAGTCTGGCCGGCTTCTTTGAAAGCAAGCACACTTTTGGCAGAATCCTCTGGTCAGGCTTTTTCGGTTTATTCCTACTCGTTCAAATCACACTGACCGCCTCCTATAGTTTTGCTGTGAGCGATAAAAACCGCATGTGGCAAAGCATGGCCGAACAGTGGGACAATTCCTGGCTTCCCAAAGCCGCGCTGGTGGAATCCGTCCGTTCCTCAGAGAGCGATCTGTTGAGCCAGTCGGAAATAATCCGCACGCTGGAAGAAATCCTTGAGACCAACCCCGATCGCCACGGAGAGCGTATCCTTTTGGCACGCACATATCGCGAGGCGGGACAGAACACGAATGCCCTGCGCGAATATAAGCGCATCCTGCGAGATACCGATCCGGATAACGCATTTTTGGAAGAAGCCGCTGATTTTTTTGACAGTCTCAACCTGAGCTGGGAGGCTAATAACACCCGCGAGCGCATCACCCACTCAAAAAGCTCTGCAGAATAA
- a CDS encoding DUF192 domain-containing protein produces MSTCYETIRPAVQRIELSALLAVMSALILGGCQPDEATTASEPVRADTYFPITIGESTLQLQLALTPAEHQKGLMFRRELPEDHGMLFIFERPRQQGFWMKNTSLPLDIGYLDPSGRLIEVHPLFPFDETPVASRSRQILIAIETNRGWYAKNGVKPGAQLDVEALKAAITKRGFAPTQYAIED; encoded by the coding sequence ATGTCTACCTGTTACGAAACAATCCGACCGGCGGTGCAACGCATCGAGTTGAGTGCCCTGCTCGCTGTGATGAGCGCCCTGATACTCGGCGGTTGCCAGCCGGACGAGGCGACTACTGCCAGCGAGCCCGTCAGAGCGGACACCTACTTCCCGATCACCATCGGCGAAAGCACATTACAGCTACAGCTTGCACTGACTCCGGCCGAACACCAGAAGGGACTGATGTTTCGTCGTGAACTTCCGGAAGATCACGGCATGCTCTTCATCTTTGAACGTCCGAGACAGCAGGGTTTCTGGATGAAGAACACCAGCCTCCCGCTTGATATCGGCTACCTTGACCCAAGCGGCCGTCTCATCGAAGTACACCCATTGTTTCCCTTCGACGAAACTCCCGTCGCCTCCCGCAGCCGACAAATTCTGATCGCCATCGAAACCAACCGCGGCTGGTATGCCAAAAACGGCGTCAAACCAGGCGCGCAACTTGACGTGGAGGCCTTGAAGGCCGCGATCACGAAGCGCGGCTTCGCACCGACTCAATACGCAATCGAGGACTGA
- a CDS encoding O-acetylhomoserine aminocarboxypropyltransferase/cysteine synthase family protein: protein MTKKKTPGLGTLALHAGHSPDSATGSRAVPIYQTTSYVFNDTAHAARLFGLEELGNIYTRIMNPTVDVLEQRMAALEGGSGALAHASGQAAITSSILNIARAGENIVSASQLYGGTYTLFKYTLPKLGIEVRFADAENPETFEPLIDDKTRAVYGDTVGNPKMNVFPFEEVSAVCKKHKLPLIVDSTVASPACCRPLEHGANVVIHSVTKFLGGHGTTVGGIVVDGGNFDWGSGRFAEFTEPDPSYHGLVHWDAFKAFEPAGGANIAYIMKMRLQLLRDTGNCLSPFNAHQLLQGIETLHLRMERHCSNALKVAEFLEGHDAVDWVNYPGLPDNRYHAAAKKYFDPKHHGALVGFGVKGGAEAGSKFIDSLKLFSHLANIGDAKSLAIHPATTTHSQLEPEEQIAAGVSPDFVRLSIGLEDIDDLLADLDQALKA, encoded by the coding sequence ATGACTAAGAAAAAGACCCCCGGCCTCGGCACTCTGGCACTTCATGCAGGACACAGCCCGGACAGCGCCACCGGCTCCAGAGCGGTGCCCATTTATCAAACGACCAGCTACGTCTTTAACGACACGGCCCATGCCGCCCGCCTCTTCGGACTGGAAGAGTTGGGCAACATTTACACGAGGATCATGAATCCCACTGTCGATGTACTGGAGCAACGCATGGCCGCCCTCGAAGGCGGCTCCGGCGCCCTCGCGCATGCCAGTGGCCAGGCGGCCATTACCAGCTCCATCCTGAACATCGCGCGGGCCGGAGAGAACATTGTCTCCGCCTCCCAGCTCTACGGCGGCACCTACACCCTCTTTAAATATACCCTGCCAAAGCTCGGCATCGAAGTCCGTTTCGCCGATGCGGAAAACCCCGAAACCTTTGAACCGCTGATCGATGACAAGACCCGTGCGGTCTATGGGGATACCGTCGGCAACCCGAAGATGAATGTCTTCCCTTTCGAAGAGGTCTCCGCGGTCTGCAAAAAGCACAAGCTCCCGCTGATCGTCGACAGCACGGTGGCGTCCCCCGCCTGCTGCCGTCCACTGGAACACGGAGCCAACGTCGTCATCCACAGCGTAACCAAGTTCCTCGGCGGGCACGGCACCACGGTCGGCGGCATCGTCGTCGACGGGGGCAATTTTGACTGGGGCAGCGGCCGTTTTGCCGAGTTCACCGAGCCGGACCCGAGTTACCACGGTCTGGTGCACTGGGACGCCTTCAAGGCCTTCGAACCGGCCGGCGGAGCAAATATCGCCTACATCATGAAGATGCGCCTGCAGCTTCTGCGTGATACCGGCAACTGCCTCTCCCCCTTCAACGCCCACCAGCTGCTGCAAGGCATTGAAACACTCCACCTCCGCATGGAGCGCCACTGCAGCAACGCCTTGAAGGTCGCCGAATTTTTGGAAGGCCACGACGCCGTCGACTGGGTCAATTACCCCGGCCTGCCGGACAATCGCTACCACGCCGCCGCCAAAAAATATTTCGACCCGAAGCACCACGGTGCCCTCGTCGGCTTCGGGGTGAAAGGCGGCGCGGAAGCGGGCAGCAAGTTCATCGACAGCCTCAAGCTCTTCAGTCACCTCGCCAACATCGGCGATGCCAAGTCGCTGGCCATCCATCCGGCCACCACCACCCACTCCCAACTCGAACCGGAGGAGCAAATCGCCGCCGGGGTCTCACCGGACTTCGTGCGCCTGTCCATCGGCCTCGAGGACATCGACGACCTGCTGGCCGACCTGGACCAGGCACTGAAAGCCTAG